The DNA region CCGTGCCCGGCTACCCGTTTCTCCATTCGGTAAGCAATACCTCTGGTCCAGACGTCAGATATCCGAAATACGAAAAACTTCAGACACGATGCGAAGCATCTGGACGTCGGCGTTTGCCGATCGCCCGAAATGGACTCCCAGCTCTACGGGTTCGACAGCCGATCCCGCAGAAAGGGTTACATGAAACTAGCTTTGGTTGGGGATCTGTCCGGAGCAACGTACGACCTCGCCGCACTGGCCGCCACGTTGACCCGACGCGGACATGAGGTCCGAATCTTCACCACGGCGGTTCCCGACCCCCCCATGTCCACGTCCGAATGCGATGTCGTCGCGATACCCGTCGACCCGACCGCTGACTCCCGGGAAGAGTCACTGATGCCGATGATCGGTGATGTGGGGCGCTTCCTGGTGCAGGCCTGGCGCGACGACCGCCCCGTCGTCGTGCACTGCGCCGGCTGGGCGTACGGGCTGGCCGGTCAGTTGGCTGCCAAGAAGACCACGGTGCCCACCGTGCAGGGATTTCACGGCCTGTCGACCACCACAGCGCGCCATGCTGGGGAGGACCCCGGCGACCGCCCCAAGATCGAAGCCCTACTCGCCAAGAACGCCACCGCGGTGACCACCGCATGCACCGACGACAAGCTCGAAGTGATCCGGATGGGGTGCCCGCGGGCACGGGTGTCGGTGTTACCCGCGGGCATCGAAGTCGGGGAAGTCGGTATGGAGGCGCCGAGCGCTACCGAGGGCACCAACCGCCACCGAATCGTTTCGCTGACCCACGATCTGGCCGCGCATCACGGTCTGGACCAGCTGATCCGGGTGTTGCCATCGCTGCCGTCCGCCGATCTGATCATCGCCACCACGGCGCAGTCCGGTGAGACCGAGCTGAATCGGTTACATCGCATGATCGAGCGCGCCGGTGTCAGCGCACGTGTCCGGGTGTCGACCGCTGTCGCCGAGTCCGAACTCAGCGTGCTGCTGCGGGCCGGCGACGTCGTCGTCTGCCCGTCGGCGTACGACCCGCACGCGAGCCTAGCCCTGC from Mycobacterium sp. SMC-4 includes:
- a CDS encoding glycosyltransferase; this translates as MKLALVGDLSGATYDLAALAATLTRRGHEVRIFTTAVPDPPMSTSECDVVAIPVDPTADSREESLMPMIGDVGRFLVQAWRDDRPVVVHCAGWAYGLAGQLAAKKTTVPTVQGFHGLSTTTARHAGEDPGDRPKIEALLAKNATAVTTACTDDKLEVIRMGCPRARVSVLPAGIEVGEVGMEAPSATEGTNRHRIVSLTHDLAAHHGLDQLIRVLPSLPSADLIIATTAQSGETELNRLHRMIERAGVSARVRVSTAVAESELSVLLRAGDVVVCPSAYDPHASLALRAMASGAAVVAVEAGGSRDAIVADVTGLLVPPDNAEALVGALRSVLRQTVLRQGMGLAGRARVRSRYCWDRIATDAEVIYQTAAQRAGNSLAR